The following proteins are encoded in a genomic region of Mahella australiensis 50-1 BON:
- the murJ gene encoding murein biosynthesis integral membrane protein MurJ: MTDKNMSSAGRAARAAAMIMIFTLISKLLGFGREMAIAARFGATMQTDAYKMGQTIPMVLLSSVAAALGTTFIPVLTEYIHKKSPQETNRYVSNIFNVVILICLALTGVGIVFAPTLVRIVAPGFSGEVFDLTVTLSRIMFPLVIFNALAALATGYLQAHQQFAVPAMVGIPFNIVIIGQLMFFSGWGIYGLAVATVLAVVAQLFIQWPTVFKSGYKYSLVLDFKDPGLQKVLALVLPVLLGTMAGQINTLVDRMLASGLAEGSVSALDFGNRVNGIVLGIFVSAITTVLYPTLSSLSARRNVERFKRTLNIGIRVIIMLTLPMMTGLIILRYPIIQMLFERGAFDAKATNMTATALLFYSIGLVALSIRDLTSRAFYAMQDTRTPTINGMISVAINVGLNLILVRFMGLGGLALATSIAAIVTSVRLIMQMRKKIGGVDGRSIAVSFVKLGMASAVMGLSVYYIDNMLAGIITGSSFTAQAMRIGTDIISGALIYAIMAVLLKVEELRMGWNMIKQRIKRGGAGSDIGTT, encoded by the coding sequence ATGACTGATAAAAATATGAGTTCCGCCGGTAGGGCTGCTAGAGCCGCCGCTATGATAATGATCTTCACGCTTATAAGCAAATTGCTCGGATTCGGCAGGGAGATGGCCATAGCGGCGCGCTTTGGCGCTACCATGCAAACCGATGCATATAAGATGGGGCAGACCATACCGATGGTGCTGTTGTCCAGCGTGGCAGCTGCTCTTGGCACTACCTTTATACCAGTGCTTACCGAATATATACATAAAAAAAGTCCACAGGAAACCAATCGCTATGTGAGCAACATATTCAATGTGGTTATACTGATATGCTTGGCTTTGACAGGAGTAGGTATCGTATTTGCACCGACATTGGTAAGGATAGTGGCCCCCGGCTTTAGCGGCGAGGTGTTTGACCTTACGGTAACGCTCAGCCGCATAATGTTTCCTCTGGTTATATTCAACGCCCTTGCGGCGCTTGCTACCGGTTATTTGCAGGCGCATCAGCAGTTTGCTGTGCCTGCTATGGTAGGTATACCTTTCAATATCGTCATAATAGGACAACTCATGTTTTTCAGCGGCTGGGGCATATACGGATTGGCAGTAGCCACCGTGCTTGCAGTAGTGGCGCAGTTGTTTATCCAGTGGCCTACGGTGTTTAAATCAGGTTATAAATATAGCTTGGTATTGGACTTCAAGGATCCGGGCTTGCAGAAGGTATTGGCTTTAGTCCTACCTGTATTACTGGGTACTATGGCAGGTCAGATAAATACGTTAGTGGATCGCATGCTGGCATCTGGTCTGGCTGAAGGCAGCGTATCGGCTCTTGATTTCGGCAATCGCGTCAACGGCATTGTGTTAGGCATATTTGTATCGGCTATAACGACTGTATTGTATCCGACGCTATCTAGCCTGTCGGCACGTCGCAATGTCGAACGTTTCAAGAGAACGCTCAATATAGGCATACGCGTTATAATAATGCTAACGTTGCCCATGATGACTGGTCTGATAATATTGCGCTACCCCATCATACAGATGTTGTTTGAACGCGGTGCTTTCGATGCTAAAGCTACTAATATGACGGCGACGGCGTTGCTCTTTTATTCCATAGGTCTCGTTGCTCTGAGCATAAGGGATCTTACCAGTCGGGCTTTCTATGCTATGCAGGATACGCGCACGCCTACTATAAACGGAATGATATCGGTGGCTATAAATGTAGGCTTAAACCTTATATTGGTGCGTTTTATGGGGTTGGGAGGCCTTGCGCTGGCCACATCCATAGCTGCTATCGTAACATCAGTACGCCTTATAATGCAGATGAGGAAAAAAATCGGAGGGGTGGACGGTAGGAGTATAGCCGTAAGCTTTGTGAAGCTGGGCATGGCATCGGCTGTCATGGGATTGTCTGTTTATTATATAGATAATATGCTGGCCGGCATAATAACGGGGAGCAGCTTTACTGCGCAGGCAATGCGCATTGGTACAGATATAATAAGCGGTGCATTGATATATGCTATTATGGCTGTTTTGCTTAAGGTTGAAGAACTGAGGATGGGATGGAATATGATAAAGCAACGCATAAAGCGTGGAGGCGCCGGCTCGGACATAGGGACGACATAA
- the csrA gene encoding carbon storage regulator CsrA, with protein sequence MLVLTRKVEQSIKIGDDIEITVLGIDEDKVSIGIIAPKSMPIYRKEIYLQIQEANIQAAKSDPQKLKTWLETKHN encoded by the coding sequence ATGCTGGTATTAACGCGAAAGGTAGAACAATCCATAAAAATAGGCGACGATATAGAGATAACCGTATTGGGTATAGATGAAGATAAGGTGAGTATCGGTATCATTGCGCCCAAAAGCATGCCTATATACCGCAAGGAGATATATTTGCAGATACAGGAGGCCAATATACAAGCGGCAAAGAGCGACCCGCAAAAGCTGAAAACGTGGTTGGAAACGAAACATAATTAA
- the flgK gene encoding flagellar hook-associated protein FlgK has product MSSTFYGLQIGKSAINLQQQALNVTAHNIANAGTPGYTRQQVISEAIVPPSTLGMGYIYGRWQVGGGADIQEIRQLRDGYLDAQFRSESQLLGQWEVRRDMLQHLEGIFNEPSETGITTVVEQFFSSLEELSKNPESMSVRALVRERGITLADTIRHVYNQLEGLQSQADQGVAITVQDINSHIEQIRDLNEQIFKYELGGTKANDLRDRRNLLVDELSKMIDITVNEDIDGHFSVKMGDKELVNHFDMHELEIEPRAVGEKLNEADVDGLLKIMWDGADITADITGGQLRGYIDIRDGIGPAAVGDQNETVGVPYYMAKWNEWAKAFVTEFNEQHKAGYGLNDATDKLFFEPADAAGWTAKDMKVSSDIDDLNNIAASATSGEPGNNGNALALLQIRDKAIAFTGQSGSFEDYINSLISTLGVDSQQAIRMVDNEQALIGQIEGKRQSISGVLLDEELMNMVKFQQSYNAAARVITAMDEMLDVLVNRVGIVGR; this is encoded by the coding sequence ATGTCATCTACATTTTATGGTTTGCAGATAGGCAAAAGCGCTATAAATTTACAACAGCAGGCGCTCAATGTGACCGCCCATAACATAGCTAATGCCGGCACGCCGGGCTATACACGCCAGCAGGTTATATCCGAGGCCATAGTGCCGCCGAGCACTTTGGGCATGGGCTATATATACGGCCGATGGCAGGTAGGCGGGGGTGCTGATATACAAGAGATAAGGCAATTGCGAGACGGCTATCTAGATGCACAGTTCAGAAGTGAGAGCCAGCTTTTGGGTCAATGGGAGGTGCGTAGGGATATGCTTCAGCATTTGGAAGGTATATTCAATGAACCTTCCGAAACCGGCATAACCACTGTCGTCGAACAGTTCTTCAGCAGTTTGGAGGAACTGAGTAAAAATCCCGAAAGCATGAGCGTGAGGGCGCTGGTGCGCGAGCGCGGTATAACGCTGGCCGATACCATACGGCATGTATATAATCAATTGGAGGGTTTGCAAAGTCAGGCTGATCAAGGCGTGGCCATTACCGTGCAGGATATAAACTCCCATATAGAGCAGATAAGAGACTTAAATGAACAGATATTCAAATATGAACTGGGTGGTACCAAGGCCAATGATTTGCGTGATAGACGCAATCTCCTGGTGGATGAGTTGTCCAAGATGATAGATATAACAGTAAATGAGGACATAGACGGCCATTTTAGTGTTAAAATGGGGGATAAGGAACTGGTAAATCATTTTGATATGCATGAGTTGGAGATAGAGCCGCGCGCTGTGGGCGAAAAGCTGAACGAGGCCGATGTAGACGGGCTGCTTAAGATCATGTGGGATGGAGCGGATATAACCGCTGATATAACCGGAGGACAGCTTAGGGGCTATATAGACATACGCGATGGTATAGGCCCGGCGGCGGTAGGTGACCAAAACGAAACTGTTGGCGTGCCATACTACATGGCCAAGTGGAATGAATGGGCTAAAGCCTTTGTTACAGAATTTAACGAACAGCATAAAGCAGGATATGGGTTAAACGACGCTACTGACAAACTGTTTTTTGAACCGGCCGATGCCGCTGGATGGACGGCCAAGGATATGAAAGTTTCATCGGATATAGACGACCTCAATAATATAGCTGCGTCAGCAACAAGCGGTGAACCTGGCAATAATGGCAATGCTCTCGCACTTTTGCAGATAAGGGATAAAGCCATTGCCTTTACGGGACAAAGTGGTTCGTTTGAGGATTATATAAATTCGCTTATCTCGACGCTAGGTGTGGATAGCCAGCAGGCCATACGCATGGTGGATAACGAGCAGGCGCTTATCGGTCAGATAGAGGGCAAGCGCCAGTCCATATCTGGTGTTTTGCTGGATGAAGAGTTGATGAATATGGTCAAGTTCCAGCAATCGTATAACGCGGCGGCGCGGGTTATAACCGCCATGGACGAGATGCTGGATGTACTGGTGAACCGTGTTGGGATAGTAGGAAGGTAA
- the fliW gene encoding flagellar assembly protein FliW has translation MVLNTKHFGDIEVEESGIIIFEEGLPGFEQARKFVLLYDGQPDSPFCWLQSVDQPDLAFAMINPEAIMPDYTVEIDDDIVERLGIESPADVIYYAIVVVPEDIAEMTANMKAPVIINVREKKGMQVVMDNSDYDIRYNVFSDKRKALKL, from the coding sequence ATGGTATTAAATACTAAGCATTTCGGTGATATAGAGGTAGAAGAAAGCGGCATTATAATATTTGAGGAAGGATTGCCCGGTTTTGAACAGGCCCGAAAGTTTGTGCTGCTCTACGATGGACAGCCTGATAGCCCGTTTTGTTGGCTGCAATCCGTGGATCAACCGGATCTGGCGTTTGCGATGATCAATCCCGAGGCCATTATGCCCGATTATACGGTGGAAATAGACGATGACATTGTTGAGCGATTGGGCATAGAAAGCCCGGCTGATGTTATATATTATGCTATAGTGGTGGTACCGGAGGACATCGCTGAGATGACGGCTAATATGAAAGCCCCGGTAATCATAAATGTGCGCGAGAAAAAAGGCATGCAGGTTGTTATGGATAATAGCGACTATGATATAAGGTATAACGTTTTTTCAGATAAAAGAAAGGCGCTTAAATTATAA
- a CDS encoding glycosidase, producing the protein MDVFYSTITDPIEKLKAKEPIDLIIGIPFYNERDLIIPIIDNVIKGIKSFPRNIKAAIICAGDPAGQCVIDAINGMDSNNIPITAFLMPNGANGKGWSIRAILEIARNLHSDVLMLEADIICIDQHQPYGMDQQWIHKMLEPIYNGPYSVSLAMFENHFLENPIAHCIVSPLLASIYGYRLDDPISGIWAITSDVVEEAAEQMNRHWEASVGGYGIDVFMACLEISMQQNICRIILGPKPHQHSTSKSDIVFHDIVKSLFERIKQDEPFWSKRQPFLKWPDTYGTYRGEIQSNIQSKPTDMMSAFKSDFQQFYNLLSDILPEKVLDQLERFSQPEQDADFEWDEELWTRLTYHMLISYCYPGDISTDDIISAFLALYKGYISVLTYHLTPATQGTTDGIMQQHIDSFIVYREDFLRGWEDMQSRALPLLPKIGYMEFIPHVPILLPHEVSDRPGHSVNTISIYNDLLQCYVDEFNKWVYDGLGVSQQANSEQVGQAISQFMDSVEALLSDLLPGALDDISGMQQYLNGISSICPHGKVLALKPEVAQMILETFPPANLMLLNGCSSLSELLDMMDIDDALALALLTEDDLQAQLISWFKQNGHPEYMQWSDLRLIAVRAEDFASLKYTALDKLTGRIMVHPLPKGIGGRLPRLRYFTRISKHITEAEHLSVIWSEFLAQRHGFGIKVVNSISGHWGKEMFSAYNIMEDWHQEAVADAISSIAGNMADTTQAGILRHMAAGYRLGITMPDGIFMPCSAWSWASYSFKGGKGIPSPMSIHVERNAFARKLLERICLALGMDTSIILQEAIDLMQQGKAYDDLAQQLFYMDNIEDGIVSPTIRASSAAKPLRRYEGNPIIAPIAESWWESRYTLNAAALRMDNRVYILYRAVGKDGISRLGLAVTDGFNVIERLAEPVFTPMLAEEHRGCEDPRLVIVGERIYMTYTAFDGIIAQIAVASISIDDFIGRHFDKWQRHGMAFPSFPDKDAVIVPEKINGRYPIYHRTEPSIWISYTPSLECPWPREDHRIIMGPRSGLMWDARKVGAGSQPIKTKYGWLMIYHGIDSHLVYRLGTMLVDLDDPGRILYRSPNPVLSPETEYEVGEKGKSWVPNVVFTCGAVPMAQKDVLDENDEIIVYYGAADTVLCAATGRVGDLIGQA; encoded by the coding sequence ATGGACGTTTTCTATAGTACTATAACTGACCCGATAGAGAAGCTTAAAGCCAAAGAGCCTATCGATCTCATAATTGGCATCCCATTTTATAACGAACGCGACCTCATCATACCCATCATAGATAATGTAATAAAAGGTATCAAATCATTTCCTCGTAACATAAAGGCAGCCATAATATGCGCCGGTGATCCGGCCGGCCAATGCGTTATAGATGCAATAAACGGCATGGACAGCAACAATATCCCTATAACAGCGTTCCTTATGCCAAATGGCGCCAACGGCAAAGGCTGGAGCATAAGAGCTATACTTGAAATAGCACGAAATCTCCACTCCGACGTATTGATGCTAGAAGCTGATATAATATGTATCGACCAACATCAACCATACGGCATGGACCAACAATGGATACATAAAATGCTGGAACCTATATATAATGGGCCGTACAGCGTATCGCTGGCTATGTTTGAAAATCATTTTCTGGAAAACCCGATAGCTCACTGCATAGTAAGCCCATTATTAGCCTCTATTTATGGGTATAGGTTGGACGACCCGATCAGCGGTATATGGGCTATTACATCTGACGTAGTCGAAGAGGCTGCGGAACAAATGAACCGCCATTGGGAAGCCAGCGTGGGCGGTTATGGTATAGATGTATTTATGGCATGCCTGGAAATAAGCATGCAACAAAATATATGCCGCATAATATTGGGGCCCAAGCCTCATCAACATTCAACCAGCAAAAGCGATATAGTATTTCACGATATAGTGAAGTCCCTTTTCGAGCGCATAAAACAGGATGAACCTTTTTGGAGCAAGCGCCAACCCTTCTTAAAATGGCCTGATACATACGGTACGTATAGAGGTGAAATCCAAAGCAATATCCAGTCAAAGCCAACAGACATGATGTCAGCATTTAAATCGGATTTTCAACAGTTTTACAATCTTTTATCCGATATACTGCCGGAAAAAGTACTCGATCAGCTGGAGCGCTTTTCCCAACCAGAGCAAGATGCCGACTTTGAATGGGATGAAGAATTGTGGACTCGCTTAACCTATCACATGCTGATATCGTATTGTTATCCGGGAGATATATCGACGGATGATATAATCTCGGCATTTTTGGCTCTTTACAAAGGATATATATCGGTTTTAACCTATCATTTGACACCTGCCACCCAGGGAACAACAGATGGAATCATGCAACAACATATCGATTCTTTCATAGTATATAGAGAAGACTTTCTAAGAGGGTGGGAGGATATGCAGAGCCGCGCTTTGCCACTGCTGCCAAAGATAGGTTACATGGAATTCATACCACATGTGCCTATACTACTCCCTCACGAGGTAAGCGATCGACCAGGCCATAGCGTCAATACAATAAGCATATACAACGATTTGCTCCAATGCTATGTAGATGAATTCAACAAATGGGTATACGACGGCCTGGGCGTATCGCAGCAGGCCAATTCCGAACAAGTAGGCCAAGCTATATCCCAATTTATGGATTCTGTCGAGGCGCTGCTTTCGGATCTACTGCCAGGCGCATTGGATGATATATCGGGAATGCAACAGTATCTCAACGGCATATCTTCCATTTGCCCACACGGTAAAGTCCTTGCATTAAAGCCCGAGGTAGCGCAAATGATACTGGAAACCTTTCCACCAGCGAACCTCATGTTGTTAAATGGCTGTTCCAGCCTATCCGAGCTATTAGATATGATGGACATCGATGATGCTCTGGCTCTAGCCCTATTGACCGAAGATGACTTGCAGGCTCAATTGATAAGCTGGTTTAAGCAAAACGGTCATCCCGAATATATGCAATGGAGCGATTTAAGGCTTATAGCTGTAAGAGCAGAGGATTTTGCCTCTTTGAAATATACCGCTTTGGACAAACTGACCGGACGGATCATGGTGCATCCTTTGCCCAAGGGTATAGGCGGCCGTTTGCCCCGCCTCAGGTATTTTACACGCATATCCAAGCATATAACCGAAGCCGAACATTTATCTGTTATATGGTCTGAGTTCTTGGCTCAACGCCATGGCTTTGGAATTAAAGTGGTAAATTCCATAAGCGGCCATTGGGGCAAGGAAATGTTCTCTGCCTACAATATAATGGAGGACTGGCATCAGGAAGCTGTAGCCGATGCCATAAGCTCCATAGCCGGCAATATGGCCGACACAACACAAGCCGGGATATTAAGGCACATGGCCGCCGGCTATCGGCTAGGCATTACTATGCCTGACGGTATATTTATGCCGTGCTCGGCATGGAGCTGGGCCAGCTATAGTTTTAAGGGTGGGAAAGGCATTCCATCGCCTATGTCCATTCATGTCGAGAGAAACGCTTTCGCGCGCAAGTTGCTTGAAAGGATATGTTTAGCCCTCGGTATGGATACATCGATCATACTGCAAGAGGCCATAGATCTGATGCAGCAAGGTAAGGCTTATGATGATTTAGCCCAGCAATTGTTCTATATGGACAATATAGAAGATGGTATTGTATCCCCTACTATAAGAGCGTCATCGGCGGCCAAACCACTGCGCCGATACGAAGGCAATCCCATAATAGCTCCGATAGCCGAGAGCTGGTGGGAATCCCGTTATACGCTAAATGCTGCCGCATTGCGTATGGATAATCGCGTCTATATTTTATACCGCGCCGTGGGTAAAGATGGCATATCGCGGCTAGGTCTGGCTGTAACGGACGGCTTTAATGTGATAGAGAGGTTAGCTGAACCTGTATTCACGCCGATGCTGGCAGAGGAACACCGCGGGTGCGAGGACCCGCGCCTCGTTATAGTGGGCGAGCGCATATATATGACCTATACAGCGTTTGACGGTATTATAGCGCAGATAGCAGTAGCCTCTATAAGCATCGACGACTTCATAGGAAGACATTTCGATAAATGGCAGCGCCATGGCATGGCTTTTCCCTCTTTCCCGGACAAAGACGCCGTAATAGTGCCAGAAAAAATAAATGGCCGATATCCTATATATCACCGAACCGAGCCGAGTATATGGATATCATATACGCCATCGCTTGAATGCCCGTGGCCGCGCGAGGATCATCGCATAATAATGGGGCCCCGCTCGGGTCTTATGTGGGATGCACGTAAAGTAGGCGCTGGCAGCCAGCCTATAAAAACAAAATATGGGTGGCTGATGATATACCACGGCATCGACAGCCATCTGGTTTATCGGTTGGGAACAATGTTGGTGGATCTCGACGACCCTGGCCGAATATTGTATCGCTCCCCTAATCCCGTATTGTCACCCGAAACCGAATATGAGGTGGGCGAAAAAGGTAAAAGCTGGGTACCCAATGTGGTATTCACTTGCGGTGCGGTACCAATGGCACAAAAAGATGTGCTAGACGAAAATGATGAAATAATCGTATATTATGGGGCCGCTGATACTGTATTATGCGCCGCTACCGGGCGCGTAGGCGATCTGATAGGGCAGGCTTGA
- a CDS encoding FprA family A-type flavoprotein, with the protein MDIIKVKDSIYWAGVKDPDLRIFDIVMKTRWGTTYNSYIIEDDKTALIETVKYRFEQAYIELLEQRIDLSKLDYIVLDHTEPDHSGALGDLLEKAQNAIVVCSRAAYQFLKEIVNHDFPHMIVSTGDEINLGHHTLRFISVPNLHWPDSIFTYVPEESVLFSGDVFGFHYCSDAIFNDEIKDDFLPAFEYYYNVIMSPFKKYVLEAVDKIKDLKIDIICPSHGPVLRKDPWSYVDMYRRWSQPAQRPNNDKRILIAYVSAYGNTAALAQAIAKGINESPGFDVRLEEIKEDNVADVARAIEEADGVLIGSPTINRDSVEYVWEVLGRVSAITNRNKPAAAFGSYGWSGEAPGLIEDRLKGLGFSIVEPSFKARLVPSDQEISDAVEFGKAYASAFTCPV; encoded by the coding sequence ATGGACATAATTAAAGTAAAAGATTCTATTTACTGGGCAGGCGTTAAAGACCCGGATTTGAGAATATTCGATATCGTTATGAAGACCCGATGGGGTACCACATATAATTCTTATATAATAGAGGATGATAAGACCGCTCTTATAGAAACGGTGAAATATCGCTTTGAACAGGCATATATTGAGTTACTGGAGCAAAGAATAGATTTGTCTAAGCTGGATTATATAGTGTTGGATCATACTGAACCCGATCATTCCGGAGCACTGGGCGATTTATTGGAAAAGGCCCAAAATGCCATTGTGGTATGTTCGAGAGCGGCATACCAATTCTTAAAAGAGATAGTTAATCACGATTTTCCTCATATGATCGTGAGTACAGGTGACGAGATAAATCTAGGCCATCATACGCTAAGGTTTATATCGGTGCCAAATCTGCATTGGCCTGATTCCATATTCACATATGTGCCCGAGGAAAGCGTATTATTCTCCGGCGATGTTTTCGGTTTCCATTACTGCAGCGATGCTATATTCAACGATGAGATAAAGGATGATTTCCTGCCGGCGTTTGAATATTACTATAATGTTATAATGAGCCCATTTAAAAAATATGTGCTGGAAGCTGTGGATAAGATAAAGGATTTGAAAATAGATATTATATGCCCCAGCCATGGGCCGGTATTGAGGAAGGATCCGTGGAGCTATGTGGATATGTACCGCCGCTGGAGCCAACCTGCCCAACGCCCAAACAATGACAAGCGCATACTCATAGCATATGTATCGGCTTATGGGAATACTGCTGCTTTGGCTCAGGCTATAGCCAAAGGCATAAATGAAAGTCCAGGGTTTGATGTTAGGCTGGAGGAAATAAAAGAGGATAATGTAGCCGATGTGGCAAGAGCTATAGAAGAGGCTGATGGTGTATTGATAGGTTCACCCACCATAAACCGCGATAGCGTGGAATATGTTTGGGAAGTATTAGGCCGTGTATCTGCAATAACCAACCGCAATAAACCGGCAGCAGCTTTCGGTTCGTACGGCTGGAGCGGAGAAGCTCCCGGCCTTATAGAGGACAGGCTTAAAGGCTTGGGATTTTCTATTGTGGAGCCGTCGTTTAAAGCGAGGTTAGTGCCATCCGACCAGGAAATAAGCGATGCCGTCGAATTCGGCAAGGCTTATGCATCGGCCTTTACTTGCCCTGTATAA
- a CDS encoding flagellar protein FlgN — translation MDIKQLISILQGETEVYDQMLELCREETKVLVAGNVARLDEIVKTQTNLIKQVGIYEMQRVECVSRIADELHLEADKITVSTLTEKLDEHEASALKLIEKHLSAVLVEFKDLNEMNSQLIKNSIDFIDYTLGLLLDAAEEINYDAGGKTHKVQINPAMLDQKV, via the coding sequence ATGGATATAAAGCAGCTGATATCTATACTGCAAGGTGAGACTGAGGTCTATGATCAAATGCTCGAGTTATGCCGCGAAGAAACCAAGGTGCTTGTAGCGGGGAATGTGGCGCGCTTGGACGAGATAGTGAAAACACAAACCAACCTGATAAAACAGGTGGGCATTTACGAGATGCAGCGCGTTGAATGCGTGAGCCGCATAGCCGACGAATTGCATTTGGAGGCCGATAAAATAACTGTTTCGACTTTGACGGAAAAATTGGATGAACATGAGGCCTCGGCGCTTAAGTTGATAGAGAAGCATTTGAGCGCCGTATTGGTCGAATTTAAAGATCTCAATGAGATGAACAGCCAGCTTATAAAGAATTCCATAGATTTTATAGATTACACGTTAGGCTTGTTGCTGGATGCTGCCGAGGAAATCAATTATGATGCCGGGGGCAAAACGCATAAGGTGCAAATAAATCCGGCTATGCTGGATCAGAAGGTGTGA
- the flgL gene encoding flagellar hook-associated protein FlgL, producing the protein MRITNSMMISNMLRDMSANLNRLDKYQSQLATGRKIRVPSDDPVGASRSLRARTDLARNHQYAKNVDDVISWLDMTESSLAELNSVLQRAREITVQGANGTLADEDRQKVAQELEQLKQHVLQVGNNKYADRYIFAGTKTTAEPFASDGTYSGNDGAIEYGIGPANNIKVNITGNDVDITGIYNLLNTVQQGLEGDDSVNLSAQLGELEKKLDNVLEQRAAVGARANRAELVKNRLADDDITFNQLLANVEDVDIASVSIKISEARSVYEASLLSASRIIQPSLADFLR; encoded by the coding sequence ATGCGCATAACCAATTCTATGATGATAAGTAACATGCTGAGGGATATGAGCGCCAATTTGAACAGGCTGGACAAATACCAGAGTCAATTGGCTACCGGACGCAAAATACGCGTGCCATCAGATGATCCGGTAGGGGCCTCGCGCAGCCTGCGAGCGCGTACCGATCTTGCGCGCAATCATCAGTATGCCAAAAATGTGGACGATGTTATATCGTGGCTGGATATGACCGAATCATCGCTGGCCGAATTGAACAGCGTCTTGCAGAGGGCAAGAGAGATTACGGTACAGGGGGCCAATGGAACGCTGGCCGATGAGGACAGGCAAAAGGTAGCTCAAGAGCTTGAGCAACTCAAACAGCACGTTTTGCAGGTGGGTAATAATAAATATGCCGACAGGTATATATTTGCCGGTACCAAGACCACTGCGGAGCCGTTCGCGAGCGACGGTACGTATAGTGGCAACGACGGAGCGATAGAATACGGTATTGGGCCTGCTAATAACATAAAGGTAAATATAACAGGAAACGATGTGGATATAACCGGTATATACAATTTGCTTAACACTGTGCAACAGGGCCTTGAAGGAGATGATTCTGTCAACCTCTCGGCGCAGTTAGGCGAACTGGAAAAGAAGCTTGATAATGTTCTGGAGCAAAGGGCTGCGGTTGGAGCTAGAGCTAATAGGGCTGAGCTAGTAAAGAACCGTTTGGCCGATGATGATATAACGTTCAATCAGCTCTTAGCTAATGTAGAGGATGTTGATATAGCATCTGTATCCATAAAGATCAGCGAAGCGCGATCTGTCTACGAAGCATCGCTGTTGTCGGCCTCGCGCATTATACAGCCGTCATTGGCGGACTTTTTGAGATGA
- a CDS encoding NAD-dependent protein deacylase → MLDKLQQLAAIIKTSNNIVAFTGAGVSTESNIPDFRSPNGLYNSRKYDYPPETIISRSFFMEHPDIFFDFYKNQMVYKEAQPNDCHKALARLEQLGKLKAVITQNIDGLHQKAGSRIVLELHGTIHSNHCMNCGKFFDLDYVLNMPGVPLCDKCGGIVKPDVVLYEEPLDSNTLAEAVRYISEADVMLVMGTSLVVYPAAGLIDYYSGDKLVLINKTSTSYDFKANIVIHDSVGETMRSIMQMVDI, encoded by the coding sequence ATGTTGGATAAATTACAGCAATTAGCAGCAATAATAAAAACATCTAATAATATCGTTGCATTTACAGGGGCGGGAGTATCGACCGAAAGCAATATACCCGATTTTCGTTCGCCTAATGGTTTATATAATAGCCGAAAGTACGATTATCCGCCTGAAACCATAATCAGCCGGAGCTTTTTTATGGAACATCCAGATATTTTCTTTGACTTTTATAAAAATCAGATGGTCTATAAAGAAGCTCAGCCTAATGACTGTCACAAAGCGCTGGCTAGATTGGAGCAACTCGGTAAATTGAAAGCCGTTATAACACAGAATATAGACGGCCTCCATCAAAAGGCTGGTTCTAGGATTGTGCTGGAGCTGCATGGAACCATTCACAGCAATCACTGCATGAACTGTGGCAAGTTTTTCGATTTGGATTATGTGCTCAATATGCCTGGAGTACCGTTGTGCGATAAATGCGGCGGCATAGTTAAACCTGATGTAGTATTGTATGAGGAGCCGCTGGATTCGAATACATTGGCGGAAGCTGTGAGATATATATCCGAGGCGGATGTGATGTTGGTGATGGGCACCAGCCTTGTGGTATATCCTGCAGCAGGATTGATAGATTATTATTCGGGCGATAAATTGGTGCTTATAAATAAAACGTCCACATCTTATGATTTTAAGGCCAATATTGTTATACACGACAGCGTAGGGGAAACCATGCGCAGCATTATGCAAATGGTTGATATTTAA